The window TAGCTTTGCTTCTTTTAAGCTCAGCTTCAATTTGTTTATGTGTTGTAATATCGTGAATGAGTCCCCTAACAGCCGTACGACCGTTATCGCGGATGACTCGCTCGATTTGAGATTTCAGATGGCGCACCTCTCCATCGCTGCGAACAATCCTATACTCGACTTCTGATACTCCAGCCTGTATAGCTGTCTCAAAAGCAAGTGCGACTTTCTCGCGATCATCCGACACAATTTGCTTAGTAGCTTTGCTTAATTCCATGGAATCTACGGGATCAAGACCATGGATACGGTACATCTCCTCGGACCACATGCAATACTCATCGGTTAAATATTGCTCAAAGCTGCCAAATTGCCCCAGCCTTTGTGCTTGAACAAAACGCTCCTCGACCAGCTTACGTTCTGTAATATCGCGCCAAATGCCTAATTTCTGAGATCTCTTGCCATCCTCATCTAACATCCATTTGAAATTCTTCTCAAACCACACATACCAACCCTTTTTATGTAAGAAACGACAGGTGATCATCCCTTGGTCAGCAACAGTTGAATGATTTTCATCTGTAAAAATGTTACTTAGCATCTCAATGTCATCTGAATGACAATACGTCAAGATACGAGTACCGAGCATTTCATCCACCTCATAACCGAGCAGCGGATGAATAGCTGGGGATAAATATCGAAATTTACCATCTACTGAAGTCAATGTGATTAAATCTTGAAAATTTTCTGTATATTTAAGATAATACTCACTTTCTAGCAATGAACTAATTTCAGCAAAATCCGGTTTACGGATTGCAATATGCAAGCTCCCGCCAGATGGATATGCACTTATCCTTACCCACTGATTGGACGATTTTATGTATTCTTCAAAATGAACTTCTTCCTTATTTTTACGGGCTTTATGGAATTGATCGTAACAAGCATACCGTATCGCAGCAGGAAATTCTGCCCAAGCGACTTTACCCAATAATTCATTAGGCGTACGATTTAAAATTTTTGCTGCATATTCGTTGATATATGTATAATGCCAATCTGCGTCTAGAATAATGACACCAATAAATGCGCTGTCTTCGACCTTATCCATTCTAAGATGTTAACCTCCCCTACTCATTTCGCTATCATTATCTCTCATCACTAATCGGTAGTAAAGATAACAATTTTTCCTGACAAAAAAACAACCCTTCTCCATAGACTGGAGAACAGGTTGCTTATTATTATGCGTTGATCGTGGTTATCTACTGCCCACTAGTGTTTTGTCTGATGAAATTTTGCTAAGAGCTTCCCCCGCTTCATCCTCAAAGCTGCCGCGAACCGCAAGGTCGCCGATAGCTACTATCCCGACAAGCTCGCCATTTTCCACTACAGGTAAACGGCGAATTTGATCTTTAGCCATTATTTTGGCGGCTTCTTCAACAGATGTATCTGGGGTTATAGTCTCAATATCCTTCGTAATTACTTGATCGACAGCTGTAGAACCAGAATGCTTTTCTGCATAGCCGCGAACAACAAGGTCACGGTCTGTAACAACACCAATGAGCTTCTTGCCCTCTACGACGGCAACGAATCCGATATCGTGCTGCTTCATTTTCAAAGCGATCTCGTATACATTATCCTGCAGAGTAACGGTCACGCAATCTTTACTCATGATGTCCCTCACTGTTTTACCTGCCATGTCCCACAATCCCTCCTCAGAGTTAACTTACCTCTATAGCATTCTCCAAAGGAAGGACGGCATTCATGCCATATAATCCAAAGCCATTCCTAACAACAAATTTGCCGCATTTAGCATGGATTTCTCGTCAATATCGAACTTCGGATGGTGGTGCGGATGTACAATGCCAGCCTCAACATTACCTGCACCTACGAACATAAAACAGCCTGGTCGGTGGTTTAAATAATAGGAAAAGTCCTCTCCGGCCATAATAAGTGGAGACTCGTGCACGGCTTCTGTCCCAAACAATTCGGTACCGACTTTGAAGAAACGCTCTGCTTCTTTCCCGTCATTAACAACCGTAGGGTAACCTAATTTATAGTTTATCTTACAGGAAGCCTGAAACATCTCACAAGTGGTATGCACAATCCGTTCCAGGCGCTCTTTGACATCTTGTCTAAGTTCCGCATTGAAAGTGCGCACTGTGCCATTCAGCACACTCGTTTCGGCTATGACATTGAAGCTAGAGCCCCCGTGGAAGGATCCAACGCTAACCACACATGGTTCTATCGGATCTATTTGTCGACTCACGATCGATTGAAGATTAACAACTAATTGAGAAGCTACATAAATGCTGTCAATGGTTTGATGAGGCAAACCCCCATGTCCACCTTTTCCTTGAATATGAATAGTGAATTCGTCGGGTGCTGCCATTAAGGGACCCGCTTTGGAATAAAAATGGCCTACAGGAAACGGTGTCCATAGATGAACGCCGAACACGGCATCAACACCTTCAAGAGCTCCGTCCTGAATCATGGAATCAGCGCCACCAGGCGTAATTTCTTCAGCATGCTGGAACAAGAAAACCAGATTTCCTTTCAGCTGAGCGCGATGCTGGCTCGCCACCTTAGCAATACCAAGCAGAGTTGCGGTGTGTGCGTCGTGTCCACAAGCGTGCATGACTCCCTTCGTGAGCGAAGAGTACGTACAGTTCTTTTCATCTTGAATAGGCAGTGCATCCATGTCTGCTCGAAGAGCAACCGTAGGACCTTCGCTGCTGCCGCGGAGCAGTCCGACAATACCATTCCCTCCTACATTTTTGCGAACTTCTATATCCCAACTTTGTAGGTGATTCGCCACAAATTCGGCGGTGCGATATTCATGGAATGAGAGTTCTGGGTTTTGATGTAAGTAACGTCTCCATGCAATCATTTCTTCATAATTCGCTTGTAAGCCTGCTTGAAAATCGTTCATAAGAAAAATCCTCCGCCCATCCTTGTTTCTTACCTTTTCACATTTACCGTGTCATTGAACCTATTCTACCAAATAAATGACCATGTTTCATCTGTAAAGTGCCATCAAATAGTAGAAATTTGACGTTGTTATCGACTTGCAGAACCTTTGGAAACATACTATCATGAATAAAGAATGCATACGTACAATATGGAGGCGTTAAAAGTGATTATTGAAGCAACTGGCCTAAAAGGCTTAAAAAGCGATTTGGCTCACCTGGATGAAGTAACGACTAAACTTGGTTTCGTTCGTTGGCAGTGGGAAT is drawn from Paenibacillus sp. V4I7 and contains these coding sequences:
- a CDS encoding PAS domain-containing protein; its protein translation is MDKVEDSAFIGVIILDADWHYTYINEYAAKILNRTPNELLGKVAWAEFPAAIRYACYDQFHKARKNKEEVHFEEYIKSSNQWVRISAYPSGGSLHIAIRKPDFAEISSLLESEYYLKYTENFQDLITLTSVDGKFRYLSPAIHPLLGYEVDEMLGTRILTYCHSDDIEMLSNIFTDENHSTVADQGMITCRFLHKKGWYVWFEKNFKWMLDEDGKRSQKLGIWRDITERKLVEERFVQAQRLGQFGSFEQYLTDEYCMWSEEMYRIHGLDPVDSMELSKATKQIVSDDREKVALAFETAIQAGVSEVEYRIVRSDGEVRHLKSQIERVIRDNGRTAVRGLIHDITTHKQIEAELKRSKANLEIAQEIAGLGHYDWDVIRNDLHWSDELFTLFHMRRERFGNTIEAFFNMVHPDDTVKVKEAIRDALHGGLLDMVYRIIVNEHEVRMIHTMAKTTYDEWGRPLRLFGTVQDITIQKQTEELLRKTEKLNVAGQLAAGIAHEIRNPLTALKGFAKLMCHANEESKLRYFQIMLEEFNRIELILGELLILAKPQAVAFHPHDTTVILSEVIELLNTEAIMSNVIIELDYEPNLPLVKCERNQLKQVFVNMIKNAIEAMPTGGCLHVSVQKVASGVALYFADQGMGISEERLPRIGEPFYTTKEKGTGLGVMVSFAIIDEHQGHIEYQSKLGVGTTVLIQLPAFS
- a CDS encoding CBS domain-containing protein; the encoded protein is MAGKTVRDIMSKDCVTVTLQDNVYEIALKMKQHDIGFVAVVEGKKLIGVVTDRDLVVRGYAEKHSGSTAVDQVITKDIETITPDTSVEEAAKIMAKDQIRRLPVVENGELVGIVAIGDLAVRGSFEDEAGEALSKISSDKTLVGSR
- a CDS encoding M20 family metallopeptidase, which gives rise to MNDFQAGLQANYEEMIAWRRYLHQNPELSFHEYRTAEFVANHLQSWDIEVRKNVGGNGIVGLLRGSSEGPTVALRADMDALPIQDEKNCTYSSLTKGVMHACGHDAHTATLLGIAKVASQHRAQLKGNLVFLFQHAEEITPGGADSMIQDGALEGVDAVFGVHLWTPFPVGHFYSKAGPLMAAPDEFTIHIQGKGGHGGLPHQTIDSIYVASQLVVNLQSIVSRQIDPIEPCVVSVGSFHGGSSFNVIAETSVLNGTVRTFNAELRQDVKERLERIVHTTCEMFQASCKINYKLGYPTVVNDGKEAERFFKVGTELFGTEAVHESPLIMAGEDFSYYLNHRPGCFMFVGAGNVEAGIVHPHHHPKFDIDEKSMLNAANLLLGMALDYMA